Below is a genomic region from Methanobrevibacter oralis.
GAAGCAGAAGGTCCAGAGTGGGTACCTGGTGGATACACTCCTGCTGCACCATTTTTCCATTTAACTCGTATGGTACACATGGTTGATGCATGTACCAATTGTGGCCAATGTAGTGAAGTATGTCCATGTGAAATTCCTGTAGCAAAAGTATGGAACACTGTAAACAACAAAGTTAAAGAAATATATGGATATCAAAGTGGATTTGATGTAGATCAACGTATTCCATTCACTGATCATATATCTCATGCTAAAAAGTTATAATAAAGCTATTTAGCTTTATTTTTTTATTCTTTTTTTGATTTAATAGAAATTTAATTTAAAAATAGTTTTTTTTATTAATTAAAAGGCTTTCGATTGTCAATACCTTTAATGAAAATTTCTTCTAATTTTTTTTCACTTTCATTATTTCTCACATGAGAAATTAGTTCAACAAGATTATCATTTCTAAGCAAACAAGGTTTAATTTTACCGTCAGGGGTTATTCTTAATCTACTGCAGTTTGCACAAAAATTACTATTGTCAACAGGTTTAACTACTTCGATTTCTCCACCGTTGATGTAATATTTTTTACGGCCTTGCATAAATTTACGTGTTTTAATATTATCAGCTATATTAGACAATTCTTCTTCGATAGTATCTAGGTTATAATGATATTCTGCACTAAATTCATCATCTTCACAATTTTCACTTTCTATCAATTCAATTAATTGAAGTACAATATTGTTATCTTTACAGAATTTGAACATGTCTTTAATTTCAAATTGATTAATGTCTTTCATTATAACCATATTTATTTTAACAGGATAAAATCCTACTTCAACACTTTTTAAAATTCCTTTTTTTGCAGAGTCTAAATAATTTTTTTTAGAAATAAATTGATAAGTTTCAGGATTTAAAGTATCTAAACTAACATTTACTCTATCAAGTCCAACATCTTTTAAATCTTGGGCATATTTTTCTAATAAAACACCATTTGTTGTCATTGATATATCTTCAAAGCCAAGACTAGAAATTTTTTCAACAATTTCAACTATGTCTTTTCTAATTAATGGTTCTCCACCAGATATTCTGATTTTTCTAACGCCTATCTTTTTAGCTATTTTACAAATTGTATATAACTCATCAGGAGTCATTTCATCTTTTGATGAAACCATTCCATCGTGATGGCAGTATAAACAATTAACATTACATCTGTTTGTCAATGTTATTCTTAAAGATATGATGGGGCGATCAAATTTATCTTTTACAGGTTGGGAACTCATTTATTCAATCTCCACATCAATTTTCACATCTTTAATTTCATCATCAATATGTAATGTTTTTAATATTCCAAATATGCTTTCTTTTAAAATACCTTTTACAAACGCATTGATTTTAATAATTTCATCATTTATTATAAGAGAAACATTTGCATTGTAAATGTCATTGTTTTCGATATTTTCGATATCTATTTGTATATTTTTAGCTTTTTCATTAGTTTGAAGGGATTTGACAATTCCTATAATTGAATTTGCAACTATTGACTTTACAAATTCATTGATTTCAATTTTTTCACCGTTAATTATTATATCAGATTTTTTAATAGCGGAATCTATTTTTTCTTTATCATTTATTAGCACTTCAATTTTATCAACAGTATCTACACCATATTCTTTGGTATGAAGACTATTTATGATTCCAACAAGGGTTTGTTTAATATAATCGCTAACAAATCTGTTTAATCCAATCACTTTATCGTTAACAGATAGGTAACTGTGTACATCATCTAATTCATCAGTTTTAATATTTCCATTTCGAATTTCATGAGCTATTTCTTCTCCATTATTGTATCCGCAATTATCTAAAAATAATGTATCAACAATGTCATGGCCCTTTTCTTCGATAAGGTCAGCTAATTCATTAATCATTTCATAATCTGCTTCAAAGGGATTAACTTCTTTTATTGTATATTCATCAACAATTTCCGGTGATGTTGCTATTTTGGGATAGTTATATTTTTTAAATCCTTCAATAATTACAAAATCAAAATTACCTAAATGTTTTAGTAAATATAGAATTCTATTTAAATCATATTCTTCTTTTACATTAAAAAATGTAGTGGAACCTATACCCACAACTAAATTAGCTCCAGCTTGTTTATGTCGCCATGTATCAGTGTTCGGTTTATCCATTTCTATATTATGATGAGAATGTTTAACTGAAGCTACATTATATCCTCTTTTTGTAAGTTCTCTAATAAGTTTTGTAGTTAATGAAGTTTTTCCAGAATTTTTATTTCCAACAATAGATACTATTTTCATTTTATAATCCCCATGTAATATTTATAATAACAATGATTATTAACTTAACCGATATTTGTTGATGTGTAGTATCAACATATTTTAGGTAAGCCTAAAAATTTTCATTATTTTATGCATATTTTGTAATACTTTTAATGGTAGTTAGTATGATATTTTTTTCATATAAAATCATATTTTCATTATATTAAAGTATTTTTAATAATTATTTTTTATTATTACTTTATTTTCTTTATTATTTATATCTATAAGTTATAATATAGTCTTAAATTATAATTTAGTAAATTTTAATTAATTTTATAATTTTTTAATGTGTATTATTACCACAGTTATATTTAAAATTTGTGTCTTGATTTTAGTAGGCAAGTATTTATTAATAAAAAACATATGTGTAATCATTACACATGGTGGTTCAAAATGCCAAAACATATAGCATCTGGTTTAAAATATTTGGCCGCGGTCAAATTAAAAGATGCGGGTGAAAGTCACCAAGCAATTGCTGAGGAGTTAGGCGTTGATAGATCGACAATATCTCATTATTTGAATGGTAGGAACTTATCTTGGAATTCAATAGAGGTTGCGCGGACTATCACTGAATTATCTCCTCGCGATTTTTTAAAGATGACTGAGGCCATATTTGATGAACCAGATCAGAGTCGTAAAATTGTGAATATTTGCCGAGAAAGAAATTTCGAAGCTAAAGTAGAAGATTCTTGTATTGGTTGCGGCTTATGTGTAAGCATGTGTCCGATGAAAGCTATTAAGTTAGAATCATTAAAAGCACATGTAGACTCCATACAATGTTGTGGTTGTCAACTATGTAAAGACGAATGCCCAACTAATTCGATAAAAATTTTGGAGATTGAATATGATTAGAAATTTAAAAGAGGTCAACGACAATAACTTTGACATCACAAGATCTGCCGAAGAAGTAAGAAACTTGTCTTTTAAAGATGACATCTGTCTTGGGTGTGGAATTTGTGAATTTACTTGTCCTGTTGGCGCAATTGAATTAAATGCAATTGCTGTTGATGCTCGTAGTAGAGTGTCTAATGCAATTTACTTTAGTGGACATGATAAAATCGCTCAAAATTTCCGTGATGATTTTGATGTTCAAAAGATTACTGTAAACGAAAATAAATGTGTTTTATGTGGTATGTGTAGTGGTTTATGTCCTGTTGACGCATTAGTATTAACTATTAATGACGTGCCGATTAGAGAAATTGAAGCATATCCTCATTATAACGCTTTTTCCGAAATCGACGACGATGAATGTATTTACTGTAAAAGATGTGAAATTGCATGTCCTCGTGATGCTATTGTCATTGAAAGAAAATTACCAGTACGTGCTGACTTAGTAACTGGTGAAATTGAAGTAAATGAAGATGAATGTATCTACTGTGGGGTATGTGAAGAATTATGTCCTGCAGAAGCAATTATTGTAGATAAAGAAACAGGTAAAGAATCTATTGAAATTAACACTGACAATTGTGTTTATTGTCTTGTTTGTAAAAAAGCTTGTCCTACAAATGCAATTAAAGCAGTTTGTAGATCTTGTTCTTATGGAGAATATGACTTAAATCCTGCTAAAGCTGTTGTTAAAGGGAATTCCATCATTGACTCAGAACTTTGTGTATATTGTGGTTGGTGTGAAGGTGTTTGTCCAACTGACGCAGCTAAAACTAAAAAACCATTTAAAGGAACTTTAGAAGTAGATCAGGATAAATGTCAAGCTTGTGGAGCATGTGTAGATATTTGTAATTGTAATGCTTTAGCATTCCCAATTTCTAATGCACCTGGTTCAAGATTAGATCATGTCATCACTAATGATGAGTATTGTATTCGCTGTAAAGCATGTTCTAATGCTTGTCCTAATGGTGCAATTACTGTAACCAGAACTGAAATTGATCATACTCCTATAAATTCAACAACTTGGAAAGAAGCTTTAGATGCAATTAAAGACTAGGTGTTTATATGGAACTTAAAGTTAATCAAGATAATTGTTTAGGATGCGGGATTTGTGTAATTGCTTGTCCTGTTAACGCAGCTATCAGTCCAGAAAATGCTGGTGGTAATGGTGCAAAAACTGAAGAAGTCGTAATCATGGTAGAAAACGGATTTATTAAATTATTCAGTTCTGAAAAATGTGAATTGTGTGGAACATGTCAAATGTTTTGCCCAGTAAATGCTATATGGTTAGAATAGGAGGAATAATAATGCATTATGCTAATACTTATTTAGAAAAACCTGTAGTGCCTGATGTAAAAATTACTGGTGAAGGAACTACTGATGTTCTTAAATGTATGTTAAACACTGGATCTGATATTTATCAAGGGGCATGTAAGAAAAGAGGTTCTACCTTAAAAGAAGAATATAAAAACGTGTCAGGAACTTGTTATATGGATCCAAGAGATATGGCTAAATTAGGTGTAAACAATTGGGACACTGTTTTAGTTAAAACTGATTGGGGAGAAGTTGTTGTAAATGCTGCAGTATCTAGAGATGCTCCTCATGAAGGAACTATATTTATTTGTAAAGGCCCATGGGCTAATACTGTTGTAAGTCATGATACTTACTGTTGTTCTGACCCTACTTACAAAGGTGTTAAATGTACTGTAGAAAAAACTGATAGAAAAGTATTACTCATGGCTGATTTAATGAGGTGGGTATACAAAAAATATGTTGATGAAGATGATAATGATGTTGTTGAAAACATGGAATCTTTAGGCGAAAGGCCAGTATACAAAGGACGTAAATGGGAGGAGTTGATTGATCATGACTTATGAACCACCTGTTACAGATTATGATTACATTGTGGAAAATTGTACTTGTGCATTTTGTGGATGTAATTGTGATGATTTAGATTACTTAGTTAAAGATAATCATGTTGTTGCTGTAAGACATGCATGCAGATTAGGAGCAAGTAAAATCATGGAAGATATGGATCAAAGGTTACTTGTTCCAATGATTAGGGATGAAAATGGAGAGCTCATGGAAGTAGATTGGGACACTGCTTTAGATAAAGCTGCTGAATATATTGCTAATTCTATTAGACCAGTATTTTATGGATGGTCTGAAACATCTACTGAATGTATGAAAGAAGGTTTAGAATTAGGTGAGTATATTGGTGCTGTATTAGATAATCAAGCTACTATCTGTCACGGACCAAGTTTACAAGCTGTACAAAATGCAGGATATCCTATTCAAACTTTAGGGGAAGTTCAAAACAGAGCAGATGTCATTGTTTACTCTGGAAGTAATGCTATGAACTCTCACCCAAGACACATGGCTAGATATGCTGTGTTCTGTCGTGGATACTTTAGACAAAGAGGAAGATTTGATAGAACTGTTGTAACTATGGATCCTAAATTTTCAGATACTGCTAAATGTTCTGATAAATGGATTGGTTTCGAACAAAATGGGGATTATGGTTTCTACAATGCTATCCGTGCAGTATTAAAAGGAAAAGAATTATACCAAGATGTAATTTCTGGAATCCCTAAAGAAGATATTTATGAATTATGTGAAGAAATGAAAAATGCTGAATTTGGTACTCTTTTCTTTGGTTTAGGTTTAACTCATACATTATCTAAACAAAGAAACATAGATATTGCAATTAAAATGATTCAAGATTTAAACAAATTCTCCAAATGGGGCCTTACTCCAATGAGAGGTCACTTTAATGTAAATGGTTTCAACATTTTCATGGCTTTCGAAACTGGTTTTGCATTTGGTGTTGATTTCTGTAGAGGTTACACTAGATATATGTTAGGTGAAACAAACACTATTGATTTACTTACCAGAAAAGAACCTGATTGTTTCATGGTTATTGCAGCAGATCCTGGTGCTCACTTCCCAAATGGAGCTAATCAACACTTAGCTGATATTCCTGTAATTCAAATTGATATTCACTGGGGACCATCTACTGAACTTGCTGATGTAGTATTGCCTGGTTCATTCATTGCTGTCGAATGTGCAGGTACAAGTTATCGTATGGATGGAGTTCCTATTTACATGAAAAAAGCTATTGACAAGCCTGAAACATGTCGTGATGACGAATGGATTGTTAGAGAATTAAAAGAAAGAGTAATGAAACTCAGAGAAGAGCCAAATGTCGCTCCAAAATATGTGCCTAATCCAAACGCACTCTAAATGGTGATATAATGGAATATATACTTAAAAATGGTATTGTTTACGACCCTGCTAATGGAATCAATGGGGAGAAAAAAGACGTAATGTTTAAAGATGACATCATCGTAGACAATGTATCATCAGAAGCTAAAGTAATTGATGTCACTAATAAAATTGTCATGCCGGCAGGTGTTGATCCTCACTCACATATTGCAGGACCAAAATTAGTTGTTGGTAGATTATACAGACCTGAAGATTCAAGAAGAGGTGTTACTCAGAAAACTAAAGTATTAAGATCTGAATCTGGTTTTTCAATTCCAAGTTGTCCAGCAACTGGTTACAGATATTCAAGATTAGGTTATGGTACTGTTGTAGAAGCAGCTATGCCTCCACTTGAAGCAAAACACACTCACGAAGAAATTGCTACTATTCCTAATATTGATGTTCCAGCTTTACCATTATTTGGTAACAACTGGTTTGTAATGGAATATGCAAAAGAAAATAATATTGAAGATTTAGCAGCATTTGTATCTGCATGGTTAAAAATATCTAAAGGGTACGGTATTAAAATTGTGAATCCATGTGGTAGTGAAGCATGGGGATGGGGTATGAATGTACATGGATACGATGATAAAGCACCTTACTTTGATGTAACATCTAGAGAAGTCGTAATGGCGTTAGCTAAAGCAAATGAAATGTTAGGTCTTCCGCATTCTATTCATATTCACCCAAATGACTTAGGTCATCCAGGTAATGTACCTACTACTCTTGCAACTTTAGATTCTGTTAAAAATATTAAGAAGAGTTCTAATGCTACAATAAGAGATCAAGTTATGCATATTTGTCACTTACAATTCCACTCTTACACTGGTAACAGTTGGAAAGATGCTGCATCTGGTGCTGAAGAAATTGCTAAATATATTAATTCTCATGATCACATTACTTGTGACGTTGGTCAGGTAACTTTCGATGAAACCACTACTATGACTGCAGATGCACCAATGGAATATGATTTATTCAAATTATCTGGATTAAAATGGACCAACAAAGATATTGAATGTGAAACTGCTGCTGGTATTATTCCATGTATTTACTCACAAAAAAGTCCAGTTAGTTCTTTACAATGGGCTATTGGTCTTGAATTGTTTTTACACATTGATGATCCATGGAAAGTATGTTTAACAACTGACCATCCTAATGCAGGTCCATTTATAAGATATCCAAGAATTATGTCCTGGTTAATGAGTAGTAAAAGAAGAATGGACATGATAGATAATGGTGAAGTACACAAATGGGCTCATAAAAGAACTACCCTTGGAACTATTGATAGGGAATATGATTTCTATGACATTGCAACTATTACAAGAGCTGCTCCAGCTAAAATCTATGGATTTGAAGATAGAGGAGCACTTACTCCTGGTTTCAAAGCAGACATTGCAGTATATGACATAAATCCTAATGAAATTGACCCATCACTTCAATATCAAGAAATTGAAGATGGTTTCTCCCTTGCAGAGTACACTATTAAAGATGGTCAAATTTTAGTAAAAGATAAAGAAATCGTAAAAGTCAAAGAAAGTCAAAACATATGGGTAAATGTAGAAGGATACGAAAAACAAGAACAAAAAGTCATTGATGATATTATGCCGTTCTTCACTCAATATTACTCTGTAAAATGGGAAAATTATCCTGTACATGATCACTACGTATCTAACCCAATCAGAATAGATGTTCAAAAATAAGGGGTGTTCAATTTGAAAACAATAACTTTTGATCAAATAAAAACTTCTTCAATTGCATTAGAATTTGATGAAGTAATTCCAGATGAAATTTATTCTTGGACTGAAGCAGATTTTGCTAAATATCAAGTACCAATTGGAAATTCTAGATTTCCAATTACTGATTTCTTCAAAATAACAGTTGAAGGTGAAGCTGATGGACCTGCAGATGTTAAAATGATCCTTAACGGAGATTTAAACAGAGTAAAATACATCGGTTGTAAAATGAGTGATGGTGAAATTATTTGTAACAGTAGCGTGGATCTTCACGTAGGTGCTGAAATGAGTGGTGGATCTATCCTTGTTAAAGGTAATGCAGCAGCTCATGCAGGAAGAGAAATGAGTGGTGGATACCTTGAAATTGAAGGTGATACTAAAGAATTCACAGGAGCTTCTTACATTGGTGAATGGAGAGGCATGACTGGTGGTCAAATCCTTGTTCGTGGTAATGCTGGAAAACAATGTGGAGAATGTTTAACTGGTGGAAGAATTCATGTTATGGGTAATTGTGATATCTTAGCTGGTATTCACATGACCAAAGGTATTATTGAAATTGAAGGTGATGTAAATCGTTGGCCTGGTGGTCAAATGAAAAACGGAAACATTATCATTCACGGTTTCCTTGGTAGATTACTCGAAGGATTTGTGCTTGATGGTATTGTCGTTGATCCTGTAGTTGAAGGGGTTGTATTCGAAGGTAAATTTATTAAATATACTGGAGACATTGGTTTAAATGGTAAAGGTTCTCTATTTTTAGATGCTGAAGCTAATAAAGAAAAATTAACAGAATATGGAGAATTAGACGACGAATATACTTCAATTAGAGAATATAGGAATTTATAATTCCTTTAATTCTTTTTTTCTTTTTTATAACTATTTAGTTGTAGTTGATATTATGGTAAAAGAGATTCAGATGTCTATAGAGGATACAATTGAATATGTTAGAAATAATGTTAAAGTTGCTGATATTTTAGAAATTTCATATAATCGTATTTTTGCTCCTGGTGAAGTTCTAGGTATTGTTGAAGAAGATGAAATAACTGGGGAAGGACTTAGAGTTAATTTACAATTGACTGGTGAAATTTTAAATCAAGCTGTTGAAATAGATTTGGATACAATAGCTGATGATTTACTAGAAATGAGACATGTTCATGATGATGAAGAAATCATCATCGAAGTTTTATAGCTATTTATTTTTATTTTTTATTTTTCATATTGTTCGATGTTTTACAAACAAAGTTTTATATTAAGTAAAACATAAGTATCTACAAGGAGTTGAGTTTTATGAAAAAATTAAAATTAACAACTAAAGAAGCTGTAGATTATTTAAAAAAAGAGGTAAAAATTCATGATAATCTCGAAATTTCTTATAATAGGATTTTTGCTGAAGGAGAAGTTTTAAACATGGATTTTTCTGAATATTTTGGAAAAACAGGATTTAAAATGTTAATATCTCTTGATGCTGATTCAATTAATCCAACCATTGAAATTGATGTATACGAAATACAAGAGGATTTAATTGAATTTGTACATACGCCCTTGAATGGGGAAGAAGTGGAGGTAACTGTAATTTAATTACAGCTTATCCATTTTTTCGAAAGGCATTAATTTTTCAATAGCTTTTACATCAATATTTATTCCTTTTTCTTTAATTGAGCATATTAAGTTAAGTCCACTTCCAGTTACAACACCAAAATTGTATTTATCTACTTTTGCATTATAAATTAATTCTCGCGGTTTTCCGATTTTATAAATTGAAAATCCTATTTTTTCTAGAATATCAATGTAATAAATGGCTTTATCTCTTGATACATAGGGTATTTCTTTTAAACTAGCTAATATTTTTTTAGTACTTGTATTTTCAGTAATTGATGTCATATTTTTAGCTAAAAAAATTTTGTGTGGATCAATAGATGTACTATTATAAGAAATTAAATCTATGAATAATGGATGTTCATTTAGTTCTAATAACCCTCCATATTGGGGAGTACTCATTATTCCATTATTAATTAATAATCCATCAATACTTAGACTACATATTGTAGCTATTCCTATTTTATCATCATCATGGGGGTGTTTTATAATTTTATAATAGGGATTAACATATTCTAGATTATTATTATAAGTTTCTTTCATAATTGAAAGAGCAGAGTCTATTTGGTCTTTTTTAATATATGAAACATTGGATATTATATCTCCTTTTTTGGTTTTAACATCAAAATTTACTTGTTGGATTAAATTCCAAGATTTTGAAAGTAAAGATGGGACTTTTGTTTGGTTTTTATTGCAATTTTTTAATATTTTCTTAGTTTGCATTGATAAAGGAGATAATTTTTCGAAATTTTGAATTTCTTCAGCTTTTTTTATATCTATTTGGTGATTTGATTCTTGTATTGCACAAAAAGGGGTTATTCCACCAACAATAACTATTCCCACCATGCCTTGAGGAACTGGAATTCCTAATGTGTCTTCCCCATCTTCTGAAATTTCAATAATTCCACTTATTCCTATTTTTTTAAGGTTTTCAAAGATGTTTATAGCTTTTTTTCGACTAATGCTTGGAATAAGTCTAAAATTAGCTGGTATGTACCCATTTCCATTATCTATAATATCTAAAATAGAAGTCATTCCAGGTGTTATAAATGCTTCAAGTGGTGTTATTGACGTTTTTTTATATGAAATCAATTCCGTGAATTTGTCTGGGTGATAATCTTTAATTTTAAGAAGTCCACCATAAAGTGGTTGTGAGGGAATTTTTTCATTTAATAAAATTCCATCAATTGTTGTTCCACAAATTGTTTGAATTTCGATTTCATCTTCATTTTTAATTTCATTTAAATGAAAATAGTGACTAACAGAAAGGCCATTATCAGAAATATATTTCATTATATTAATAGCTTCTTCATCATAAATCGTTGCAGTATTTATTACCACATTTCCCTTTTGATTCATATAGCTAAAATTAGTTAAATAAATCATTTCTTTAATTTTGGAGTTTACAAAATCAACTTGTTCATAGACTAATCCTTTATCTAATTTTTCTTTTCCGAGTTCTGTGATTCGTCTTCCAGAATAGCCTATTCGTTTAGTATATCCTTTTTCATCTAAGATTTTCATATGGTAACGTACAGCACGTTCACCTAAGTTAAAACCTTTATTTTTTAATTTATCAGCTATTATTTTAGAACCAGTTGGATCTTCTTGTTCATTTAGAATTCTTAAAATTTCCATCATTCTGTCATCTGATTCTGACATGAATTAAGCTCCATTAAGCTAATAAAAAATAATATTTAGTTTAAATATCTAAATATTTTTTTTGTTCGTATCCAAATACTTGAACACGATATTCATCCCATTCTTTGTATTTGAGTTCCAAGAATTTTTCACTAACATGACTACCTAATGCATTTAATATGAGTGGGTCTTCTTCAAGAGCATGATAAGCTTCCCATAAACTTGATGGTAAAACTTTAATACCCATTGCTTCTCTTTCTTCTTCACTTAATTGATAAATGTTAATCTCGGTAGGGTCGCCTGGATCGATTTTATTAACAATACCATCAACACCCGCTTCTAA
It encodes:
- a CDS encoding DUF128 domain-containing protein, with the translated sequence MSESDDRMMEILRILNEQEDPTGSKIIADKLKNKGFNLGERAVRYHMKILDEKGYTKRIGYSGRRITELGKEKLDKGLVYEQVDFVNSKIKEMIYLTNFSYMNQKGNVVINTATIYDEEAINIMKYISDNGLSVSHYFHLNEIKNEDEIEIQTICGTTIDGILLNEKIPSQPLYGGLLKIKDYHPDKFTELISYKKTSITPLEAFITPGMTSILDIIDNGNGYIPANFRLIPSISRKKAINIFENLKKIGISGIIEISEDGEDTLGIPVPQGMVGIVIVGGITPFCAIQESNHQIDIKKAEEIQNFEKLSPLSMQTKKILKNCNKNQTKVPSLLSKSWNLIQQVNFDVKTKKGDIISNVSYIKKDQIDSALSIMKETYNNNLEYVNPYYKIIKHPHDDDKIGIATICSLSIDGLLINNGIMSTPQYGGLLELNEHPLFIDLISYNSTSIDPHKIFLAKNMTSITENTSTKKILASLKEIPYVSRDKAIYYIDILEKIGFSIYKIGKPRELIYNAKVDKYNFGVVTGSGLNLICSIKEKGINIDVKAIEKLMPFEKMDKL